The Triticum aestivum cultivar Chinese Spring chromosome 4B, IWGSC CS RefSeq v2.1, whole genome shotgun sequence sequence GCATTCCGCCGTAAGGATCTTTCGTTCCATAGCCATCCAGAGGAAGATCTTGCATTTGGCAGGCATCCAAACTTTCCAAACAGAGTTGTATAGCTTTGATCTAGTAATTGCCTCAAACTGGAAGTGGTATATGTTGAACTTGCAGAATAAGCCCTATCAGCCGTAAGCTTCCAAATAATTTGATCATTCACCGCTGGAGCTAGGGTGATGTGCTGAAGAAGATTTGCAAAAGTAAGCAGCTCTTCCATCATGTCGTCCGTCCAGACGCGTTCCAGATTGTGAACCCAACTATCACGTTTCAGCGCATCAGCCACCATTCTGCTCGTACGAGCATAATCAATGAAAAGGGCAGGGCTACATTTCTCGTTGCCAATCCATTTAGCCATGAATCCTTCCAAAACAggttgttttaccatttgccagtGGTCACCCTTGATGTTGTTGCAAACACGGCGAAGTCATCGTATCACATGGATCCAGCAGCCCAGGTTAGGCAAATGCAAGGGTGTCCATCTTAGCCACAACCTACGTAGGCAaagagctccacttaatttgttcATATCCTGAAGGCCAAGACCACCTAAGAGTTTTGGGCAAAGAGCTCCACTTATTTTNNNNNNNNNNAAAACTTGCTACGATTTCTTTGCTCGAAAGGCCGTCCGGCCAGAATAGAACAGAAATGAAAACGACGAACGCCCGCGATAGTCATCAAGTATAGTTAGCGGTTACACACTAATGCTAGTCCTTCAGGTCTATAAATGGAACCCTCGTCTTCACGTACCACTCACACACACAACACACGAGAAAGACAGAGCGAGCAAGAATCTGTCCCTATTCCTCATAGAGACGGCCATGGCCATTCCTCCTAAAAATGCTCTCTACTTCCTGCTGCTCGTCTCCAGCTTCATCCTTGGCGCCATGGCGGATCTAGCCTTATCATGCCCTTCCCGCTGTGAAGTGGAGCTACAATGGACCTTATACGCGCGGCAGATTGGGGGCGGAGCAAACGCGAACCAGGAAGAGATGGTTCACTCCGTGCACCCCACCACAGGATTTGGTACGATCGTCGTCAACAACTGGGATGTGCTCGACGCGCCTCTGCCTAACGCAGCCATAGTTGCCCGTGCAAGAGGCACTCACACCAAGGCTGGCCCAGCCGCCGGTGACTGGTTCACTTCTCTCAGCATAGTCTTCGAGGGAGCCAGGTATTGAATTATTAGCTATGTTCTCTATCTTTTTGCAAAAGAAATTCATTAGATCCCAACTGCATGCTGGAGGTCCTTACATTGTGACTATTTTTGCATAGCTTGATTACAAGTAAAATAGTTGTATCTCTATAGAAGTTAAGATTATATATATGCTATGCAGTCGCACGCACACATTTACAAGCTTTTTTTAATATTATTGTTGCCCGCTTGAAATAGGTTCAATGGGTCGACCTTTCAAGTCATGGGGATCACCAATACAGATGGTCTGTGGGCTATTGTTGGCGGTACCAAAGAATTGTCCAGGGCAGATGGCACCATTAAACATACTCTGTTAAGGGCGACGGCCCTTGAGAACTATAGACAACTTGATATTCGTGCATTCTATACCCCGCCTGCGGTAAGTTGAAGATAcgataagaaaactctgcataatTAAGATGACAATAATCTATCTGGCAAACAATTAACTACCAAAAATGGTATTGTTCATTAGGCACGAATGGTATTGTTAGATTTTGTAGATAATTAATAACCAAAGCAGCAATATAGTAAGTGGTAATGGTAAAAGGGACACAAAACTATAGTTATTTTATAGTTAATTACTTACCTTTCATACAAATCGGTAATGGATAAAGTAGCACATGATTGGTCCTTAAATTTTTTAAGAGATGTTAACATTTTGGAGATGAGGGTGCAGTAGTTATGCTAACCTTACTATTGGTTTTCTTCAATTTCTACAGGTTAATGCAAATGGTATTGCTGCCCAGTAATATGATTAAAGGTGCGTTGATGTTGCATATATACCCCGCATGGGTAGATCTGACAAGAACTACGTCGTGAGGTTGTTGTCATTGGTGTTGTTGTATTTAAAATAATTTGTGGATTTCTATCATGGGATAGTAAATTATTCCTAAAATCCACAGTGTGGTATTTATTATTATATGTAATATATTTTGTATGCATGCTTTGGATCCGCAGTGTGGCAAGAAAATATTTACATTATTTGAAGGAACACACGAGTGAGATGANNNNNNNNNNATAGTTATTTTCAATACCTTTTAACAGTCGCATTCCGCCGTAAGGATCTTTCGTTCCATAGCCATCCAGAGGAAGATCTTGCATTTGGCAGGCATCCAAACTTTCCAAACAGAGTTGTATAGCTTTGATCTAGTAATTGCCTCAAACTGGAAGTGGTATATGTTGAACTTGCAGAATAAGCCCTATCAGCCGTAAGCTTCCAAATAATTTGATCATTCACCGCTGGAGCTAGGGTGATGTGCTGAAGAAGATTTGCAAAAGTAAGCAGCTCTTCCATCATGTCGTCCGTCCAGACGCGTTCCAGATTGTGAACCCAACTATCACGTTTCAGCGCATCAGCCACCATTCTGCTCGTACGAGCATAATCAATGAAAAGGGCAGGGCTACATTTCTCGTTGCCAATCCATTTAGCCATGAATCCTTCCAAAACAggttgttttaccatttgccagtGGTCACCCTTGATGTTGTTGCAAACACGGCGAAGTCATCGTATCACATGGATCCAGCAGCCCAGGTTAGGCAAATGCAAGGGTGTCCATCTTAGCCACAACCTACGTAGGCAaagagctccacttaatttgttcATATCCTGAAGGCCAAGACCACCTAAGAGTTTTGGGCAAAGAGCTCCACTTATTTTCCTCCATTGCATTTATTCTCACCACACCAAAACCAAGCTCTTGTGCGCTGGTTGAACCATCACAACAGCTACATGGGTAGCCGATGTGTGGTCAGTAGGTAAACCGGTAGAGATCTTAGCACTGCCTCTGCTTCTGGCCTCCCCTGCAAATTAATCAATCTAAAATGTCAGCGCTTTACGCCCCAAATTTATTAACAGTATATGTTCTATTTAATGTCCTGCCTCAAAGAACAATTAGGCATTTTTTAGTACGCACTGAGCATCGGCAaacgatctcggcgttctcctgcATTGATTTGGTCCTCTCGGTGTTCAGCTGCTCATCCATACCTAACCAAAGCCGATCTTCCATGAATACAAGTTATAGAAATTGCATGCATCACCCAAGTGGGTCGAAACTAAGTCCTAGTTCTGGTCTAATAACACTTTTGTTGGTTCCTCCGTGTGTTTGTGAACTCTAGTGCACTCATACTAGAGGGGCACGGTTGCTTGTCGGGTGGTGCATTGTTGAGACGCAACCTGAATTTTTCAAGCAAACCATTACTTTTTGTTAGGTTCAACTGCAAAGTATGACTGTTAAAAGTAATTGCCGGACTAGGAGAACTAACAAGTTATCTGCAGGAACAAGTTCTCAGGCGGGGCAGTGAACTTGATTAAAATCTCTTTAGGGGAGAAATGCAGAGAAATTATTTAGGGCAGTGAACTTGATTAAGCCGCTCTCCAAAAGTATAGTTATTTTATAGTCAATTATTTACCTTTCATACAAAAAGGTAATTATGATTTTGGAGCAGAGAGTGCAATAATTATGCTTATATTACTATTGATTTTCTTCATTTTCGACACGTCGGTGCAAATGGTATTGCTGTCCAGTAATTTGATTAAGGATGTGTTGATGTTGCATACCCCGAGTGGGTACATATGTGACAAGAACTACGTCCTCATGTTGTTGTCACTAGTGATCTTATATTTAAAATAATATGTGGATTTCTATCATAGGGTACTAAATTATTCCTCAAATCCATGCAGTGCTCTGTTTATTGTTATCATGTAATATATTTGGTATGATTTGGATCAAATACTTATATATGGCCGAGAAAAGAAGTCCATCATTCGAATGAACACATGACTGTCTTCTTTTTGTGAGATCACTTGTACGCACCTGTATTTGTGTGGTGCACCAATTCCGCCGTAGCCTGAAAAGGTtctgacattttattttattttgcaaaatGCTTGAAAATAGCGTTGtgcatctgtctaccataccatgtaatCTCAAATCCAAATATATCTCATAGCTCCAAATGATACTATCCACCATAAAATTGTCTTTTATTGTTGACAGGAAAATCTATGCTTAAATGTTCCTGTGTGTGTCAAGATGTAGCAGACCTAGACTCGAGTATATCATCATTCAATTGGTGTTCTGAAATCATCTGGATCCCCTTTGCTATTGCCAAAATCCGTGCTCCTTAGTTTCTTCCCTTCTAGTAAATTAATGAGCTGTGTATGCGGCATAAAAACTATTCTAAGCATATGAGATGGTGAAAGAGCCGACATTTTATCAATGATGAGTTACTTGGTTGttatccacctcctcctcctcattcttGCTGAATGGCTCGCCAGGGGCAGTGGTAGAGAACCGACGTGGACCGTGACAACAAGGCGACCCACTGTCGCCACTGTTGCTCATCATTGTTTTCCAGCCACATCACCGCTTGCTCGTAGGTCTGCTGAGCTTGACCTTGTTGCGCCGCTGCTGGGCAGAGATTAAGCTGTGCGTCAGCCTATATGCGGAGGACGTGATCCTCTTGGCCAATCCGAAGAAATTGGAAATCGACGCGCTAATGCAAATCTAGAAGGATTTCAGTGATGCCTTGGGTCTCAAGATCAACCCACAAAAATCCAGGACGACGCCCATTAGGAGTGATGATGCTAAGCTGCTGGAAGTGCTTCAGAATTTTGGAAGGAAAATATCAATCTTCCCAATAAGATAATTGGGCCTCCTGATTACCATCTCCAGAGCGCTTGGTGCATCTCCAGACTACGCTTGGTGCATCTACAATGATaaaagttcacgaattttaaaaacAAATGCTCACGTGTTTGAAAAACATATGGCGGACCCGAACAAAGTTTGAGGTTATGAAAAAAGTTCCTGGATTTGAAAAATTCACAAGAAAAttaaaaatgaaaaaacaaaaaaaagggaaagaaaaagcaAACATAAAACtggaacaaaaaataaataaagaccGGACAAAAGCTTTCTAAAATGGTCGGAAGTATCTAAAATCGATGAAAAGTTTCAAGCATATATTGTCCCACCCATTACTATCTTAGCCCACCATGGGGATCTGTGCCCCATAGATGAGAGCAATTAGTCAAGGGGTATCCCTTGCTGGAGCCCCGTAACAGTCACTTTGGTGGGCTGGGAGCATGTCAAATGttgcgtccagccgccgccgcatGTTGCATGCCGGACATTTCCTCCGGATTTTTTAAATATTTCTGTGCATGTTTTCAAGTTTTAGATTTTATTTTACCGGTTTCTGTTGGCTTTTCGGTTTTGTTCTGATTTTTctagattttgaaaaaaaatagtgAATTTTGTGCTTGACAAAAAGAATTTTATGCTATAATGAGAAGCACAGATTTGCTTTCCAAGAAGGCACAGATTTTGCTTCCATGAGAACCATAGATTTGCTTCTCATGAAGGTATAGATTTACTTCCACGAAAACACAACTATActtctcgaaaaggaaaaaaatcacTAGTTTTTTTTATGAAAGACACGCATTTGCTTCTCGTGAAGGCACAGATTTTCTTTTGTGAGAAGCACAAATTTACTTTTCAAAATTGtgtttttttttactttctgtGTGTGCTTATGCTAGAAGCACAGATTTGCATCTCGTGAAGGCATAGATCTGTGTTTTTGGAAAGAAACATatatttttttgagacaaactcgCGAAACTTTTATTCAACCGTCACAATGTTTATAGGGACGAACAAAAGATCGCCGGGGTGGCCTAACCAGACATGGCGGCTGGTCCCCAACGTTAACGTATGCTTCGCGAGATTGTGAGCCTCAAAGTTCGAGGATCTAAATTCATGACTAAAAGAACATGAAGAGAAAAAACGAGCTCTATCCGTTATTTCATGTACCACTGCTCCATATGCTGCCGCCGTCCCACTTTtgatcgctgtcggtgtcaaaaccggcggatctcgggtagggggtcccgaactgtgcgtctaggcggatggtaacaggagacaagggacatgatgttttacccaggttcgggccctcttgatggaggtaaaaccctacgtcctgcttgattaatattgatgatgtatattaaaagagtggatctaccacgagatcaaggaggctaaaccttagaagctagcctatggtatgattgttgtaatgtatgttgttgtatatatatcgactagcctggccccggtttatataacgcaccagaggcctaggataacaagagtcctagccgaatacgccggtgggggaggagtccttgtcttgatcgccaagtcttcttgattcttccttgtatgcggcagttgtccggactggcccatgagtatacggccatgggggtcctcggcccaatccaactgatcgggagacgacgcgttgagtaccctctagtctaggacaccgtcagtagccccctaaaccggtcttcaagttagggacgctcctcgattcttccgaactgttcttcatcttcggttgccggtcttgaaaactggttcaacacatcttctcatcttctatcttgaggatcgccgaaatgtattcgacgagtttatacgtcgggtatccgaggagcccctttaagtttccggcctttatcaatgccttgtcatttttatgccatgcctcgggtttgaagttgttcccgggcggcaacgtcctcttgcgtccgagctccaatgccggactgcattcgaggtatcttttgcagccgagcaccaatgccggactgcttcccagctctaacgccggactatgtatccgagctccaacgccggacggtatccgagctccaacgccggactatgtatccgagctccaacgccggactatgtatccgagctccaacgccggactgtgtatccgagctccaacaccggactgtgtatccgagctccaacgccggactgtatccgaggtgtcgtaaatcaccttggttcaaagaagtttgaaggagtttagccgagcttaatgccggaaatgccctctatggagccattcactagcgcccgagctttatgccggactgcttctgaggtggttaagcacctcggtcatgggctgatttttggtcaatgttttttattgatgcaatttattctctgacgagatatatagccagtagccctcaaggtgggtatcggtctaaaacccgagatgcacatgaaggatgacataagaccgctgatccccgtagccgctgagactcaggttgatttgcaaaatcggtctgaggatcaagtcctagctcggcagaatacttcgggacacaaaaagcggcgtgctcagtcctcaagactcaggttgggtgcggccgaccaacctgaggatcaaaatctcctcggaaactgtattgcacttaaaattttctgcatagaacaggcaatgcagtagcccccgagacactagtcgggtggcaacaccagatcaggggatttatgtgcccctttaatatttgtaaataataagcccgaagcccagtagcccccgagccttaatgcgggcacgggaggccgaattaaggatcgaaatccatagtaaaatcacaaattatgtgtaatgactctatgtatccaggtactttacgtcattaatgctcggatccgcattgtacaaaactttgttgaccgaccatcggcttccacctcctcggccgatagccgaggagtgtttgtcttactttataaagcctttatgagggcaaagatttacaaccaacaaggcaatctggccatacagttttataaacaaaggtacgcggagagacatgttatattactgtttaacagaagaaatgtcttccagagaaaatagtcccgctatcggttcctttctttgggttgtcatgctaagcatgatcatgaaacctctgctccaatgtaagagcaaaatatcgaggatttagtttgggaggccagttaatagcccccgatagtgttcggcaacagtcgaggtcaagccggaaatACTTCGGCCAATGAATCgtccgtcatttaatatagtcatcggatcgctgaccagtttacacctattgtgacagtcagttttcggctttctccactgaggtgcttgaccatgcgagctggaagcacaatcgcagtggttctccctttgcacacctagccgaacaaagcggaacgtaggaggcaagcgcgggagccgggcaacccaactattgaccgaagacacaattcgaaactgatgcatatatagcaatatccgagaatgtttttactgaatctcaaaaggtgtccggcgttgcactgcgagacttgtgctgaaaacacacaaatagtttaaaagtgccatgggctcgaaaagccaaaaaacttattcaaaagattaatgtctgaactagatcaagtgttcggtgccaatccgaaaattggactttagaaaaaaaaggtgcttctgccgtgctttaacatgacacatcctatctcaaaacttcaagcgggtcagcctacggcttcaacctcctatcccgaaggcggagtacttcttactaggccagtttagcaaactaaactctagcggctttgagagagaaattaggctccccggctagtgaccgcacacttgtgtcgaaaaaaggagtgataaataataataaaaactttgcaacggctAGGAAGaga is a genomic window containing:
- the LOC123089783 gene encoding uncharacterized protein; protein product: MAIPPKNALYFLLLVSSFILGAMADLALSCPSRCEVELQWTLYARQIGGGANANQEEMVHSVHPTTGFGTIVVNNWDVLDAPLPNAAIVARARGTHTKAGPAAGDWFTSLSIVFEGARFNGSTFQVMGITNTDGLWAIVGGTKELSRADGTIKHTLLRATALENYRQLDIRAFYTPPAVNANGIAAQ